One Methylomonas sp. LL1 DNA window includes the following coding sequences:
- a CDS encoding single-stranded DNA-binding protein: protein MLNKVMLIGRLGADPEIRYMPSGDPIATLNLATSRRWKDRNSGERKEETEWHRVTFFGPVAKVCGEYLKKGSQVYVEGRIKTDKYQKDGVDVYRTGIIGEQMNMLDSRSGGTANYSDNAPPASSYDNRPSGPATSSQPAPASYDDFDDDIPF from the coding sequence ATGTTGAACAAAGTCATGCTGATCGGCCGTCTGGGCGCCGATCCGGAAATTCGCTACATGCCGAGCGGAGACCCCATCGCAACGCTAAATCTCGCCACCAGTCGGCGCTGGAAAGACCGTAATTCCGGTGAGCGCAAGGAAGAAACCGAATGGCATCGGGTGACGTTCTTTGGTCCGGTTGCCAAGGTATGCGGCGAATATTTGAAAAAAGGCAGCCAGGTCTATGTCGAAGGACGGATTAAAACCGACAAATACCAAAAGGACGGGGTCGATGTATACCGTACCGGGATTATTGGTGAACAGATGAACATGCTGGACAGTCGCAGCGGCGGCACCGCCAATTATTCCGACAACGCGCCTCCCGCCAGCAGCTACGACAATCGGCCATCCGGTCCGGCTACCAGCTCGCAACCAGCACCGGCCAGCTATGATGACTTTGATGACGATATTCCGTTTTGA